Proteins encoded together in one Malaclemys terrapin pileata isolate rMalTer1 chromosome 16, rMalTer1.hap1, whole genome shotgun sequence window:
- the RPLP0 gene encoding 60S acidic ribosomal protein P0: MPREDRATWKSNYFLKIIQLLDDYPKCFIVGADNVGSKQMQQIRMSLRGKAVVLMGKNTMMRKAIRGHLENNPALEKLLPHIRGNVGFVFTKEDLTEIRDMLLANKVPAAARAGAIAPCDVTVPAQNTGLGPEKTSFFQALGITTKISRGTIEILSDVQLIKTGDKVGASEATLLNMLNISPFSFGLIIQQVFDNGSIYNPEVLDITEETLHRRFLEGVRNVASVCLQIGYPTIASVPHSIINGYKRVLAVAVETEYTFPLAEKVKAFLADPSAFVAAAPVAAETAAPAAAPAKEEVKEESEESDEDMGFGLFD; the protein is encoded by the exons CAACTCCTGGATGATTATCCAAAATGCTTCATCGTGGGAGCAGACAATGTAGGATCCAAACAGATGCAGCAGATCCGCATGTCCCTGCGTGGGAAGGCTGTCGTGCTGATGGGGAAGAACACCATGATGCGCAAGGCTATCCGTGGTCATCTGGAGAATAACCCTGCTTTGGAAAA GCTGTTGCCTCATATCCGTGGGAATGTGGGCTTTGTGTTCACCAAGGAGGAtctgactgagatcagggacATGCTGTTGGCTAACAAG GTGCCAGCTGCTGCTCGAGCTGGTGCCATTGCCCCTTGTGATGTCACCGTGCCAGCCCAGAACACTGGTTTGGGTCCCGAGAAGACCTCTTTCTTCCAGGCTTTGGGCATCACCACGAAGATCTCCAGGGGTACCATTGAAATCCTG AGTGATGTGCAGCTGATCAAGACTGGAGATAAAGTGGGAGCCAGCGAAGCGACCTTGCTGAACATGTTGAATATTTCCCCATTCTCCTTTGGGCTGATTATCCAGCAGGTGTTTGACAACGGCAGCATTTACAATCCTGAAGTGCTGGACATCACTGAGGAGACTCTGCACAGACGCTTCCTGGAA GGCGTTCGTAACGTAGCTAGTGTTTGTCTGCAAATTGGCTACCCAACCATCGCTTCTGTGCCTCACTCCATCATCAATGGGTACAAGCGAGTCCTAGCTGTGGCTGTGGAGACTGAATACACCTTCCCACTGGCTGAAAAG GTAAAGGCCTTCCTAGCTGACCCCTCAGCCTTTGTGGCTGCTGCCCCTGTGGCAGCTGaaactgcagctcctgctgctgctccagccaaaGAGGAAGTAAAGGAGGAATCCGAGGAGTCTGACGAGGACATGGGATTCGGTCTCTTTGACTAA